A single genomic interval of Bradyrhizobium japonicum USDA 6 harbors:
- a CDS encoding class I SAM-dependent methyltransferase, translated as MAQILAHNLKPAATWGSGGASYDTVSQSIADAIDHVVNRIWPQPGERILDVATGTGWTARRLSNRGAKVTGIDIGEGVIEAAKLIAPEIDFKVGDAEALEFPDQSFDCVTSTFGVMFVSRPEAAAAELARVTRKGGRLGLVTWLPGSAVEEIFQTMRPYMPPPPDNPPPSPFAWGREGRVRELLGDTFDLAFEPGTTVLRMPSGQTVWDIFVTGYGPTKTLAASLDPERRTALQRDFIAMHEKHRSPVGLAMPRDYLCTIGTRK; from the coding sequence ATGGCGCAAATTCTTGCTCATAACCTTAAACCCGCCGCGACTTGGGGTTCCGGCGGCGCGTCCTACGATACCGTGAGCCAAAGTATAGCGGACGCCATTGATCACGTCGTGAATCGAATCTGGCCGCAACCGGGAGAGCGTATCCTTGACGTTGCGACAGGCACGGGCTGGACTGCGCGGCGGTTATCTAATCGAGGCGCAAAGGTGACTGGTATCGATATTGGTGAAGGCGTTATCGAGGCGGCGAAACTGATTGCACCGGAGATCGACTTCAAGGTCGGCGATGCCGAAGCGCTGGAATTTCCGGATCAAAGTTTTGACTGTGTGACTTCGACGTTCGGTGTCATGTTTGTCTCGCGCCCCGAGGCTGCAGCTGCCGAGTTGGCACGTGTCACGCGCAAGGGCGGGCGACTGGGGTTGGTCACTTGGCTGCCTGGCAGTGCGGTTGAAGAAATATTCCAGACAATGCGGCCATACATGCCGCCACCGCCTGACAATCCTCCTCCTTCGCCATTTGCGTGGGGCCGGGAAGGCCGCGTTCGGGAATTGCTTGGCGATACATTCGATCTGGCCTTTGAACCTGGCACCACGGTACTCCGCATGCCGAGCGGCCAAACGGTATGGGACATATTTGTGACTGGCTATGGTCCGACAAAAACGCTGGCCGCATCGCTCGACCCTGAAAGGCGCACGGCACTTCAACGAGACTTCATCGCGATGCATGAGAAGCACCGCTCGCCGGTCGGGTTAGCCATGCCGCGCGACTATCTCTGTACGATTGGAACTCGAAAATAA
- a CDS encoding BA14K family protein, whose protein sequence is MKKQWPDNPAVVYMRHTIKTAPNVVILEASHTRRGFAISWIARTLVAAALIGFCLNADVVACVARYATQQELSKLITIVPPVMAQQTPLSKDDEAAQLKQAVDSATAELRQSLQLEHARAEALEKELVKAWRYVGKLLSMPNGEAHQFSQAVDSATAVLWQSLQQEHDRAEALATELAEARRSMEQKPAVVEERRGVSLPTWANSYAAFVKPAQTVGQPDVATENRKSAIKPGEPARVEHKPRGGYGCQHFQTYDPASGTYIGYDGRRRSCP, encoded by the coding sequence GTGAAGAAGCAATGGCCTGATAACCCGGCGGTGGTCTACATGCGCCATACGATTAAGACCGCTCCAAACGTCGTCATCCTCGAGGCGTCACACACGCGGCGGGGATTTGCAATTTCCTGGATCGCCCGAACCCTAGTCGCGGCGGCACTCATCGGGTTCTGTCTCAACGCCGACGTCGTCGCGTGTGTGGCGCGATACGCCACTCAGCAGGAGTTATCTAAGCTCATCACGATCGTCCCGCCGGTCATGGCGCAACAGACGCCATTGTCGAAGGACGACGAGGCGGCGCAGCTCAAGCAGGCGGTCGACAGCGCGACAGCGGAACTGCGGCAGTCTCTGCAGCTAGAGCACGCCAGGGCTGAGGCGCTCGAAAAAGAACTTGTGAAGGCATGGCGGTACGTCGGGAAACTGCTGTCGATGCCAAACGGCGAGGCGCACCAGTTCAGCCAAGCGGTCGACAGCGCGACGGCGGTACTGTGGCAGTCTCTGCAGCAGGAGCACGACAGGGCCGAAGCGCTTGCAACCGAACTGGCGGAGGCGCGGCGCTCCATGGAACAGAAACCTGCCGTTGTGGAAGAGAGGCGCGGTGTCTCCTTGCCTACCTGGGCAAACAGCTACGCCGCCTTCGTGAAGCCCGCCCAGACCGTAGGTCAACCGGACGTGGCCACGGAGAACCGCAAATCGGCAATTAAACCAGGCGAACCAGCTCGCGTTGAACACAAACCGCGCGGGGGCTACGGCTGCCAGCACTTTCAGACTTACGATCCGGCATCCGGAACTTACATCGGCTATGACGGACGGCGGCGTTCCTGCCCATAA
- a CDS encoding thermonuclease family protein: MSLVACTSAAFTVDLIGQASIVDGDTLEIHGARIRLWGVDAPESSQLCRGEDSLQYRCGAKAANELAAFIGERPVSCAPTSLDRYGRTVASCAVGGTDLADWLVSQGLALDWPRYSRGLYAAAQNDARGHERGIWSGSFVEPWRYRDCIWRGGQPATCSD; encoded by the coding sequence TTGTCGCTCGTTGCGTGTACGAGCGCAGCTTTCACTGTTGACCTAATCGGCCAAGCCAGCATCGTCGACGGCGACACTCTTGAAATCCACGGAGCGCGCATCAGGCTCTGGGGTGTCGACGCTCCCGAGAGCAGCCAGCTTTGCCGGGGCGAGGACAGTCTGCAGTATCGGTGCGGCGCAAAAGCTGCGAACGAATTGGCGGCCTTCATTGGTGAACGGCCAGTGTCATGCGCGCCGACGAGCCTCGACCGCTACGGGCGCACGGTAGCTTCATGCGCAGTCGGTGGGACCGATCTTGCCGATTGGCTCGTGAGCCAGGGGCTGGCGCTGGACTGGCCGCGATACAGCCGCGGGCTCTATGCTGCGGCTCAGAATGATGCGCGAGGCCACGAGCGGGGCATATGGTCAGGCAGCTTCGTCGAGCCATGGCGCTATCGCGATTGCATCTGGCGCGGCGGGCAACCCGCAACCTGCTCAGACTAG
- a CDS encoding AraC family transcriptional regulator — translation MSMDAAEFVSHRFSTREFPERMRVPLWREDFGRGIVHADIEPLSNAPFQAYATLQSIRGLRRLALKGSPMRFKRLQASIADGDDSIGVILCSPGKSQLSQRCQEIELHASDAIAILHSEPATVTYVDGLLFGLAVPRDALAQRVTNVESRAMRPISHRSETLRLLMAYLKSAFTESVLATPKLRDAVVAHIHDLLALAIGECAPLGESSASAVVNARHGAALDYIETHFQEPGLSVEMVARCQGISPRYLQRLMASSGSSFTGHMNELRLQRALKLLTESSASARLISDIALEVGFSDVSHFNRLFRARFGDSPRGVRCARRDPS, via the coding sequence ATGTCTATGGACGCAGCCGAATTCGTATCACATCGTTTCTCGACGCGGGAGTTTCCGGAGCGGATGCGAGTCCCGCTATGGCGCGAGGACTTTGGGCGAGGCATAGTCCACGCTGATATTGAGCCTCTATCGAACGCACCGTTTCAGGCCTACGCAACGCTGCAATCGATCCGAGGTTTGCGCAGGCTCGCGCTGAAAGGCTCCCCTATGCGTTTCAAGCGCTTGCAGGCGAGCATCGCTGATGGTGATGACTCGATCGGAGTCATCCTCTGTTCTCCCGGCAAAAGTCAACTATCGCAGCGCTGTCAAGAAATCGAGCTTCACGCCAGCGACGCCATCGCAATTCTGCATTCCGAGCCGGCCACCGTCACCTATGTCGACGGATTGCTATTCGGTCTTGCCGTACCGCGCGACGCCCTCGCACAGCGCGTGACGAACGTCGAAAGCCGCGCCATGCGGCCGATTTCCCACCGAAGTGAAACGCTCCGACTTCTCATGGCTTATCTCAAGTCGGCATTTACTGAGAGTGTTCTGGCCACCCCGAAGCTGCGAGATGCGGTCGTGGCTCACATCCACGATCTTCTGGCGCTCGCAATCGGCGAGTGCGCCCCCTTGGGCGAGAGCAGTGCGAGCGCTGTCGTGAATGCGCGCCACGGCGCCGCCCTCGATTACATCGAGACACACTTTCAAGAACCAGGGCTCAGCGTCGAGATGGTAGCTCGTTGCCAAGGCATCTCACCTCGCTATCTGCAACGCCTCATGGCATCATCAGGATCATCGTTCACCGGGCACATGAATGAGTTACGCCTCCAACGAGCGCTCAAACTGCTGACCGAGTCCAGCGCCAGCGCGCGGCTAATTTCCGATATCGCCCTAGAGGTCGGCTTCTCGGATGTTTCGCATTTCAATCGCTTGTTCCGAGCTCGCTTCGGCGATTCGCCGCGTGGCGTTCGTTGCGCCCGAAGGGATCCCAGCTGA
- a CDS encoding OpgC family protein gives MHDRTHTSKRLIGETPPEFWGAGRDLRIDVCRGIALWWIFLDHVPNNIGSWLTPRNYGFCDAAEIFMFISGVTCALAYGRARQREGWSGMIGRSLRRGWDIYAAFLLLTLACTVLVYLAGSDRLADESNTRILLDHPGATLAHVAILQYRPVNTDVLPTFVIFHVLFAPLLWMLLRAPNITLGVSLSLYALVHIFGWSVPAWPNGAWFFNPLAWQLLIVLGAWCVIEGERVWPWVTSRTTLTLAVVYLVFGLVLTLSCSGKPLVPQNLTNLLFPLDKSNLSPFRLLHFLALAIVVLRFVPHDWRGLSTPVMRCARCCGENSLPIYCLGVLLALACHLTLLDISDRPAMQIVLSLAGILAMIVVAILLNRISLRRGHYPGWTQSTEKIAPVFSSWQVADGVRREALGP, from the coding sequence ATGCACGATCGAACTCACACCTCGAAGCGATTGATCGGCGAAACTCCGCCGGAGTTCTGGGGGGCTGGCCGCGACCTGCGCATCGATGTCTGTCGCGGGATCGCGCTATGGTGGATCTTTCTTGATCATGTTCCCAACAACATCGGAAGCTGGTTGACACCGCGCAACTACGGCTTCTGCGATGCCGCCGAAATATTCATGTTCATTTCGGGCGTGACCTGCGCGCTGGCCTACGGCAGGGCACGTCAGCGCGAGGGCTGGAGCGGCATGATTGGTCGTTCGCTGCGGCGGGGATGGGACATCTATGCCGCGTTTCTGCTGCTCACGCTCGCTTGCACCGTCCTCGTCTACCTCGCGGGCAGCGATCGGCTTGCCGACGAGAGCAATACGCGGATTCTGCTCGATCATCCGGGCGCGACGCTTGCGCATGTCGCAATCCTGCAATATCGCCCTGTCAACACCGACGTCTTGCCGACTTTCGTCATCTTTCACGTGTTGTTCGCGCCGCTGTTGTGGATGCTGCTGCGTGCACCAAACATTACGCTTGGTGTTTCGCTGTCGCTTTATGCACTCGTACACATCTTCGGCTGGAGCGTTCCAGCCTGGCCCAACGGCGCCTGGTTCTTCAACCCGTTGGCTTGGCAGCTTTTGATCGTGCTGGGCGCGTGGTGCGTCATCGAAGGGGAGAGGGTCTGGCCCTGGGTGACGTCGCGCACGACGCTTACTCTTGCTGTTGTCTATCTGGTTTTTGGCCTGGTCCTGACGCTGAGTTGCAGCGGCAAACCGCTGGTCCCGCAAAATTTGACGAACCTGCTCTTTCCGCTAGATAAATCGAATCTCAGTCCGTTCCGGCTGTTGCATTTCTTGGCTCTTGCAATTGTGGTGCTACGGTTCGTTCCTCACGATTGGCGCGGACTATCGACGCCAGTCATGCGCTGCGCGAGGTGCTGCGGCGAGAATTCGCTGCCAATCTATTGTCTCGGCGTCCTCCTGGCGCTGGCCTGCCACCTGACGCTGCTTGACATTTCGGACCGGCCTGCGATGCAGATCGTGCTCAGTCTTGCTGGAATCCTGGCGATGATCGTCGTCGCGATACTGCTGAACCGGATCAGCCTCAGACGCGGTCATTACCCCGGGTGGACGCAGTCGACCGAGAAGATCGCACCGGTATTCTCTAGTTGGCAGGTTGCTGATGGAGTGCGGAGGGAAGCTCTTGGCCCTTAG
- a CDS encoding PRC-barrel domain-containing protein — protein METDRRETGTLIGSDKVEGTAVYGSDAQKIGSIERVMIDKVSGQVSYAVLGFGGFLGIGDDHYPLPWQSLKYDTGLGGYRTNLTADRLQGAPKYGNDNAWDWNDPGRARAVNDYYSGF, from the coding sequence ATGGAAACGGACAGGCGTGAAACCGGTACGCTGATCGGTAGCGACAAGGTCGAAGGCACGGCGGTCTATGGGTCAGACGCCCAGAAGATCGGTTCGATCGAGCGCGTCATGATCGACAAGGTCAGCGGCCAAGTGTCGTACGCGGTTCTCGGCTTCGGCGGCTTCCTCGGCATCGGGGACGATCACTACCCGCTGCCCTGGCAATCGCTGAAGTATGACACGGGTCTCGGCGGCTACCGAACCAATCTCACGGCGGACAGGCTTCAGGGTGCGCCGAAGTACGGCAACGACAATGCCTGGGACTGGAACGACCCGGGACGCGCGAGAGCCGTGAACGACTACTATTCCGGGTTCTGA
- a CDS encoding LabA-like NYN domain-containing protein, with protein sequence MSSASINKIALFIDGANLYATAKALGFDIDYKRLLEEFQSRGELFRAFYYTAVIEDQEFSSIRPLLDWLDYNGFTVVTKATKEFVDASGRRKIKGNMDIELAVDAMELAEHIDQMVLFSGDGDFRLLVEAVQRRGVRVTVISTIATQPPMIADELRRQADVFTDLVELQPKLGRVPSERPAPRDREPRGHMLKLLQEPKGNDPPG encoded by the coding sequence ATGTCATCCGCTTCGATTAACAAGATTGCGCTTTTCATCGATGGCGCCAATCTTTACGCGACGGCGAAAGCACTGGGCTTCGACATTGATTACAAACGCCTGCTGGAGGAATTTCAGAGCCGCGGGGAACTGTTTCGGGCTTTCTACTACACCGCAGTCATCGAGGATCAGGAGTTTTCCTCGATTCGTCCCCTGCTTGATTGGTTGGACTACAACGGGTTCACGGTCGTCACCAAGGCGACTAAAGAGTTTGTCGATGCATCCGGCCGCCGCAAGATCAAGGGCAACATGGATATCGAGCTCGCGGTGGACGCCATGGAGCTCGCCGAACACATCGACCAGATGGTGCTGTTCTCGGGCGATGGCGACTTCCGCTTACTGGTCGAAGCCGTGCAGCGCCGCGGCGTGCGAGTCACGGTGATTTCCACTATCGCCACCCAGCCGCCGATGATCGCCGACGAGCTGCGCCGCCAGGCCGACGTCTTTACCGATCTCGTCGAGCTGCAGCCGAAGCTTGGCCGCGTCCCATCCGAGCGCCCTGCCCCACGTGATCGCGAACCGCGGGGACACATGCTGAAACTCTTACAAGAGCCGAAAGGAAACGACCCTCCTGGCTAG
- a CDS encoding helix-turn-helix domain-containing protein: MAGQGKNRQFPTAYKIKAIKRVERGDGVLPVARELGISRKILHDWIKAWKADGPDGLNRKRGPKPGPRKLKPPATYNDKRSALVLAKARIAELEGLVGRQQMDLDFFRQALRALERPAAQGKPASASSKSSKR; this comes from the coding sequence GTGGCAGGACAAGGAAAGAACCGTCAGTTTCCGACGGCCTACAAGATAAAGGCGATCAAGCGGGTTGAGAGAGGCGACGGCGTTCTGCCCGTAGCCCGTGAACTCGGAATTTCTCGCAAGATTCTCCACGACTGGATCAAGGCGTGGAAGGCCGATGGGCCAGACGGGTTGAACCGCAAGCGCGGACCCAAGCCTGGCCCCCGCAAGCTGAAGCCGCCAGCGACGTACAACGACAAGCGCTCGGCCCTCGTGCTCGCCAAAGCGCGTATCGCCGAGCTCGAAGGGCTGGTGGGTCGCCAGCAGATGGACCTCGATTTTTTTCGGCAAGCCTTGCGCGCCTTGGAGCGGCCGGCAGCGCAAGGCAAACCCGCATCCGCATCATCGAAGTCATCCAAGCGATGA
- a CDS encoding IS3 family transposase: MTSQATDSNVDVQRLCRLAGLPRATYYRHLAKRSSETAECELRDVIQRICLKHVFYGYRRVTAALRRQGMVVNAKKVQRLMRQDNLLAQRRTPFLKPPAERPSSVLVIPNLVRGLVPSAPDQIWVADITYVHLAKTFAYLAVILDAFSRKAVGWAFEDTLDASLAIAALEKAIDARKPAPGSLIHHSDRGVQYASIAYRQRLADRDITISMSRPGNPFDNAKAESFMKTLKVEQVNGRTFTDLGDARRHINSFIAEVYNKERLHSALGYQSPLEFEAAFAQNKAR; the protein is encoded by the coding sequence ATGACTTCGCAAGCAACAGACTCAAACGTCGACGTGCAGCGACTATGCCGCCTCGCGGGCCTGCCGCGCGCTACGTATTACCGTCATCTCGCCAAACGCAGCAGCGAGACAGCCGAGTGCGAGCTGCGCGACGTGATCCAGCGCATCTGCCTCAAGCACGTCTTCTACGGCTATCGGCGGGTGACCGCGGCTCTCCGGCGCCAAGGTATGGTGGTGAATGCCAAGAAAGTTCAGCGGCTTATGCGCCAGGATAATCTGCTCGCACAGCGCAGGACGCCGTTCCTGAAGCCGCCTGCAGAACGACCATCAAGCGTTCTCGTCATCCCCAATCTGGTCCGCGGCCTAGTGCCATCCGCACCCGATCAGATCTGGGTCGCCGACATCACCTATGTCCATCTCGCCAAGACCTTTGCCTATCTCGCCGTCATTCTGGATGCCTTCTCGCGCAAGGCTGTCGGCTGGGCTTTTGAAGATACGCTCGATGCCTCACTCGCCATCGCTGCACTGGAGAAAGCCATCGACGCCCGGAAGCCGGCACCCGGCAGCCTGATCCATCACTCCGATCGCGGTGTGCAATACGCGTCCATCGCCTATCGCCAGCGACTGGCCGATCGCGACATTACCATCAGCATGAGCAGGCCGGGCAATCCCTTCGACAACGCCAAGGCCGAAAGCTTCATGAAAACGCTCAAGGTCGAGCAGGTCAACGGCAGGACCTTTACCGATCTGGGCGACGCCCGCCGCCACATCAACAGCTTTATCGCGGAGGTCTACAACAAAGAGCGCCTGCACTCGGCGCTCGGATATCAGTCGCCCCTTGAGTTCGAAGCCGCGTTCGCGCAAAACAAAGCGCGATAA
- a CDS encoding MFS transporter has translation MISRSPSRIWPLYAVNFFMADMQSGIGPFVGVFLQERGWATGLIGTAMTFGNVAGMLVTTPIGGFIDSSRNKRLWVVIPGICVVLASAIILISQNFWAVTFSQVAQSLASAAIVPAVTGITLGIANQKGFNALNGRNQAFNHAGNMVGAALSGYLGYKFGYVTVFVLAAIFGAIAVACVLMIPAKAIDDRAARGGKEDDPDSPPSGLSILFKHKALLVLALALAIFHLGNAAIVPLYGLAAVAEAQADGPSFVAITVVIAQGVMIATSLVGMQVAGKRNYWPVLLVSFTMLPVRGVLAFFVMGWWGVVPMQVLDGIGTGLQTVAVPGMVARSLNGSGRINLGQGAVITVQGIGASLSPALGGWIAQWIGYGPTFLLLGCFGLVSIALWLVFSPTVKNY, from the coding sequence ATGATATCGCGCTCGCCTTCCCGCATCTGGCCCCTCTACGCCGTCAACTTTTTCATGGCCGACATGCAGTCCGGCATCGGGCCGTTCGTGGGCGTATTCCTGCAGGAGCGTGGTTGGGCCACCGGATTGATCGGCACGGCGATGACGTTCGGCAATGTCGCGGGCATGCTGGTAACGACACCGATCGGCGGCTTCATCGATTCTAGCCGCAACAAGCGGCTGTGGGTCGTCATCCCTGGCATCTGCGTCGTTCTGGCATCCGCAATCATCCTGATCTCACAGAATTTCTGGGCGGTGACGTTCTCGCAGGTTGCGCAATCGCTGGCGAGTGCCGCGATTGTGCCGGCAGTAACCGGCATCACGCTCGGCATCGCTAATCAAAAAGGTTTTAATGCGCTGAACGGACGCAACCAGGCATTCAACCATGCCGGCAACATGGTCGGCGCGGCACTGTCGGGCTATCTCGGTTACAAATTCGGCTACGTGACCGTGTTCGTACTCGCCGCGATTTTTGGCGCCATCGCGGTGGCTTGCGTATTGATGATCCCGGCCAAGGCGATCGACGATCGCGCCGCGCGCGGCGGCAAGGAGGACGATCCGGATAGCCCGCCGAGTGGTCTGTCCATCCTGTTCAAGCACAAGGCGCTGCTCGTGCTGGCGCTGGCGCTGGCGATCTTCCATCTCGGCAACGCCGCGATCGTTCCGCTCTATGGCCTTGCGGCCGTCGCAGAAGCACAGGCCGACGGTCCGAGCTTCGTAGCAATCACGGTGGTGATCGCGCAGGGCGTGATGATCGCGACATCGCTAGTCGGCATGCAAGTCGCGGGCAAGCGCAACTACTGGCCAGTGCTGCTGGTCTCTTTCACGATGCTGCCTGTTCGCGGCGTGCTCGCTTTCTTCGTCATGGGATGGTGGGGTGTTGTACCAATGCAGGTGCTCGACGGCATCGGGACCGGACTGCAGACTGTCGCTGTCCCGGGCATGGTCGCGCGCTCGCTCAACGGCAGCGGGCGCATTAATCTCGGCCAGGGAGCCGTGATCACCGTGCAGGGGATCGGCGCAAGCCTCAGTCCCGCACTCGGCGGCTGGATCGCGCAATGGATCGGCTACGGCCCGACCTTCCTGCTGCTCGGCTGCTTTGGGCTGGTGTCAATCGCACTGTGGCTGGTGTTTAGCCCGACCGTCAAGAATTATTAG
- a CDS encoding ATP-dependent DNA ligase, with the protein MSKAFESCLPTAAKVMPASPDWIHVIKYDGYRLRVERKGRDVRLLTKNGHNRTDRFPWIVEAALKNREQQFVIDGEAVVFGVDGVSDFNALHSRRHDGEVQLYAFDILALGGEDLRQLPLTMRKTNLSRLLRGRPDGIFIAPFEGERLGRTFSRQPVAWASRPGLETPRPALWRRPLERLDQVEEPDQSGNDARMLSVRSRASCAIGARGSIAPFRPSPFLGPSVGCGQRSVYRTLLQQWSATSQTEASRLFRSQAHLVKDPVR; encoded by the coding sequence ATGTCGAAAGCGTTTGAGTCCTGCCTGCCCACGGCCGCCAAGGTGATGCCGGCCAGCCCCGACTGGATCCACGTAATCAAGTATGACGGCTACCGCCTGCGCGTCGAGCGCAAAGGGCGCGACGTTCGGCTGCTCACCAAGAACGGCCACAACCGGACGGACCGCTTCCCCTGGATCGTCGAGGCGGCGCTGAAGAACCGTGAGCAGCAGTTCGTCATCGACGGAGAGGCTGTAGTGTTCGGCGTGGACGGCGTCTCAGACTTCAACGCCCTACACTCGCGCCGGCACGATGGAGAGGTGCAGCTCTATGCGTTCGACATTCTGGCGCTCGGCGGTGAAGATCTGCGCCAGCTGCCGCTGACAATGCGCAAGACCAACCTGTCGCGCCTGCTACGCGGCCGACCGGATGGCATCTTCATTGCACCATTTGAGGGGGAGAGATTGGGCCGGACCTTTTCAAGGCAGCCTGTGGCATGGGCCTCGAGGCCTGGTCTCGAAACGCCGCGACCGGCGTTGTGGCGCCGGCCGCTCGAAAGACTGGATCAAGTTGAAGAACCGGACCAATCCGGCAATGACGCGAGAATGCTGAGCGTTCGGTCGCGCGCCTCCTGCGCAATCGGGGCCCGCGGTTCAATTGCCCCTTTCCGTCCATCCCCTTTTCTGGGCCCCTCGGTCGGCTGCGGGCAGCGTTCAGTCTATCGGACTCTGCTTCAGCAGTGGAGTGCGACAAGCCAGACAGAGGCTTCCCGCCTTTTCCGATCGCAGGCACATCTAGTGAAAGATCCAGTACGGTGA
- a CDS encoding DUF6894 family protein, producing MFSRIDGTVTPSCISRMQHHVCPNRADNRQPGKIGTPSTYAGSFRRMPTIHFDILSDADTIIDDEGVELPDTCVAPQMALELLGQAILDGSRRGTPGVTKIELRDQNGPFLRVSAAVVIEKL from the coding sequence TTGTTCAGCCGCATCGATGGAACCGTGACTCCAAGCTGCATATCCCGCATGCAGCACCACGTCTGCCCCAACCGTGCAGACAATCGGCAGCCGGGAAAAATAGGAACCCCTAGTACTTATGCCGGTTCTTTCCGCCGCATGCCCACCATCCATTTCGACATTCTCAGTGATGCCGACACGATCATCGACGACGAGGGCGTCGAATTGCCGGACACCTGCGTGGCCCCGCAGATGGCTCTGGAATTGCTAGGTCAGGCGATTTTGGATGGATCGCGCCGTGGCACTCCGGGCGTGACCAAAATCGAATTGCGAGATCAGAACGGGCCTTTTCTGCGCGTGTCAGCCGCTGTCGTGATCGAGAAACTGTAG
- a CDS encoding MgtC/SapB family protein yields the protein MNSFQIGVHFVTLAAAFALAVPIGWDREKRARSAGLRTFPLVALASCGFIQASEHLLASSPDGMAKVIEGLITGIGFIGGGAILKQGNMVQGTATAASLWATGAIGVSVGLGSYDVAVTIALFTFLTLRLLTLVKEEDDPQ from the coding sequence TTGAACAGTTTCCAGATAGGCGTTCATTTCGTCACGCTGGCGGCGGCGTTCGCGCTCGCCGTGCCGATTGGGTGGGACCGCGAAAAGCGGGCGCGCAGCGCGGGGCTCCGTACTTTTCCGCTGGTCGCGCTGGCTAGTTGCGGCTTCATCCAGGCCAGCGAACACCTCCTGGCGTCCTCGCCCGACGGAATGGCAAAGGTCATCGAAGGCCTAATCACCGGCATTGGCTTCATCGGCGGCGGCGCGATCCTCAAGCAGGGCAATATGGTACAGGGTACCGCTACCGCCGCGAGCCTGTGGGCCACCGGCGCGATCGGAGTCTCGGTCGGGCTCGGCAGCTACGATGTCGCGGTGACGATCGCGTTGTTCACCTTCCTGACGCTCCGGTTGTTAACCCTCGTCAAGGAAGAGGACGACCCTCAGTGA
- a CDS encoding DUF2934 domain-containing protein, with translation MPNLSQEDIRIRAYELWRTAGEPSGDMEAFWFEAEKQLLVERSQPDELPPGMTDNLPV, from the coding sequence ATGCCAAACCTAAGTCAGGAAGACATTCGTATTCGTGCCTACGAGCTTTGGCGTACTGCGGGCGAGCCAAGCGGCGACATGGAGGCCTTCTGGTTTGAAGCCGAGAAGCAGCTCCTGGTGGAACGGTCGCAACCTGATGAGCTTCCGCCCGGCATGACCGATAATTTGCCGGTATAA